From Labrus bergylta chromosome 22, fLabBer1.1, whole genome shotgun sequence, one genomic window encodes:
- the neurl4 gene encoding neuralized-like protein 4 isoform X3, with translation MAAELHPRSGKLIGLSNSNRTARRNQPVQEFNHGLVLSKEPLRDRDVFTVRIDKKVNSWSGSIEIGVTALDPAALDFPSSATGLKGGSWIVSGCSVLRDGRSVLEEYGRDLDQLAEGDRVGIQRSSRGELHLWVNGQDCGAAASGLPPKLWAVVDLYGKCTQVTVVGCEPPPPSAEKETIERDEEVEDEEEEEEEEEEEVVVCGVREDTGITALMNVAAMNGMMNGDEVPELSCSHSRPDKFPNNLEPDTVLTEHQLFDVFNNAIVSFYRSEDEGGGEDGGGGGGGGGGSGGGNAGTESSSRNDRGSNSSGGGAVNSDSGTGTTTGGGGGGGGGGGSSGGEGENTNNSPAGNGGVGQGVVTGGMTTNDALLFHEKCGTLIKLSNNNKTAERRRPLDEFNNGVVMTNRPLRHNEMFEIRIDKLVDKWSGSIEIGVTTHNPNNLDYPATMTNLRSGTIMMSGCGILTNGKGTRREYCEFSLDELQEGDHIGLMRKASGALHFYINGIDQGVAAAQTPAVVYGVVDLYGMAVKVTIVHNHNHSDRLRRNNAIMRALSPDVGRPRPSLSLTPDPEGPDRLLFHHNCGQKAAIISDGRTALRPHATDDFNHGVVLSSRPLRSNEVFQVRIDKMVDKWAGSIEIGVTTHNPAYLQLPSTMTNLRSGTWMMTGNGVMHNGTTILDEYGHNLDRLKAGDTVGVVRKEDGSLHFFVNGVAQGPAAWNVPPSVYAVVDLYGQAAQATIMDDMVDLPPLPEDSSDGPTAMSPGSPCSVGGASTTNDLRFHQLHGTNAVITNGGRTALRQNCRSEFNDAIVISSRFLRDGELFEIIIQKMVDRWSGSIEAGVTAIRPEELEFPNTMTDIDYDTWMLSGTAIMQDGNTMRNNYGCDLDSLTTASRIGMMRSATGDLHYYINGIDQGVACTGLPPEVFAVIDLYGQCVQVSITSSSGPLDNSLCTSNVTEKSFPIHSPVAGVAHRLHSKHGKNVILLGEGCQAVRVGGYAHGIVFSARELKADELFELRIDEVDEQWCGSLHIGLTTLSPPELPSCPLSGLSPSLPQLRTKVTWLLCGSEVRRNGVLQRQNYCCSLDRLTVGNRVGVKRCSDDTMHIFIDGEDMGPAATAVSKNVFAVLDLYGRITAVSIVSSSLMEDMDSVKAPSLSSDSCSEGEEDSTPVREVGIQNQESALTLESPGLKLFVSPPLQVETEPCALVPTVMAFLENHGKNIQLSNQNLTAARVSSYNQGLLVTAHPLARQQLFQFQIDRLNLSWTSSLSLGVIGHSPDRLNFPSTACCLKRSAWLLQRDSVFHNSLKICENYGPNLDTCPEGTLLGLLVDANSCLHLYVNGMDQGVAAQDIPSPCYPFIDLYGQCEQVTIVTNNVPAAGGEIGEPRCQGDMEKADMVDGIKESVCWTPPPEVNPNKTCEYQALCSRFKDLLTLPDGYFNEDAKYNLCYCESCHKLRGDEAYYKRGEPPRDYALPFGWCRFALRIKPHCEVANALKKWHIAYHGTSVGALRRTLDHSQLLAGTSSIFSVSPAKAEGPNGYSEPEENSAPGREVPRVRLSPTMRYSGMEIFAPKVQFQDPRSHRCHQAQVGFQVCVRPGSYKVGPQTLGNSEPLDPRFSNSEIEWITKEEGGTLLYGLLIRVE, from the exons ATGGCGGCGGAGCTGCATCCGCGGAGCGGAAAGCTGATCGGCCTGTCCAACTCGAACCGAACCGCCCGGCGCAACCAGCCAGTCCAGGAGTTCAACCACGGCCTGGTGCTCAGTAAAGAGCCGCTGAGGGACAGGGATGTCTTCACCGTTCGCATCGACAAGAAG GTGAACTCGTGGAGCGGTTCCATAGAGATTGGCGTGACGGCATTGGACCCCGCGGCACTGGACTTCCCCAGCAGTGCCACGGGCCTCAAGGGCGGCTCTTGGATCGTGTCGGGCTGCTCGGTGCTACGGGACGGCCGCTCCGTCCTGGAGGAGTACGGCCGGGACCTTGACCAGCTAGCCGAGGGCGACCGGGTGGGCATCCAGCGCAGCTCCCGCGGCGAGCTCCACCTCTGGGTGAATGGACAGGACTGCGGCGCGGCGGCGAGCGGGTTGCCGCCGAAGCTGTGGGCGGTGGTGGACCTGTACGGCAAGTGCACTCAAGTGACAGTGGTGGGCTGTGAGCCGCCGCCGCCCTCTGCGGAGAAAGAGACAATAGAAAGGGACgaggaggtggaggatgaggaggaggaggaggaggaggaggaagaggaggtggtggtgtGCGGCGTGCGGGAGGATACAGGGATCACGGCACTGATGAATGTGGCAGCAATGAATGGAATGATGAACGGAGATGAAG TGCCTGAGCTTAGCTGCAGTCACAGCAGACCGGACAAGTTCCCCAACAACCTGGAACCAGACACGG tTCTAACAGAGCACCAGCTCTTTGACGTGTTCAACAATGCAATAGTTTCTTTTTATCGCTCTGAAGATGAGGGTggaggggaggatggaggaggaggaggaggcggcggcggcggcagcggAGGAGGAAATGCGGGCACCGAGTCTTCTTCTAGGAATGACAGGGGGAGCAATAGCAGCGGAGGAGGCGCGGTCAACAGCGACAGCGGGACAGGGacaacaacaggaggaggaggaggaggaggaggaggaggaggtagtaGTGGCGGAGAAggtgaaaatacaaacaacagtcCTGCTGGTAACGGCGGCGTCGGGCAGGGGGTGGTGACAGGCGGGATGACGACAAACGACGCGTTGCTCTTTCACGAAAAGTGTGGCACGCTAATCAaactgagcaacaacaacaagacgGCCGAGCGGAGGAGACCGCTGGACGAGTTCAATAACGGCGTGGTGATGACCAACCGGCCACTGCGACACAACGAGATGTTCGAG ATACGTATTGATAAGCTAGTGGACAAGTGGTCAGGATCCATAGAGATCGGAGTGACCACACACAATCCAAACAACCTGGACTATCCTGCAACTATGACCAATCTGCGCTCAG GTACAATCATGATGAGTGGCTGTGGGATACTGACGAACGGGAAAGGAACCCGCAGAGAATACTGTGAATTCAGCCTCGATGAACTTCAG GAGGGCGATCACATTGGGTTAATGCGCAAAGCCAGCGGGGCGCTCCATTTCTACATCAATGGAATCGACCAAG GTGTTGCTGCAGCCCAGACCCCTGCCGTGGTCTACGGCGTGGTCGACCTCTACGGCATGGCCGTCAAAGTCACCATAGTCCATAACCACAACCACAGTGACCGCCTCAGACGCAACAACGCCATCATGAGGGCTCTATCCCCCGACGTAGGCCGACCCAGGCCATCCCTCTCCCTCACACCAGACCCGGAGGGGCCCGACCGGTTACTCTTCCACCACAACTGTGGTCAGAAGGCCGCCATAATCAGTGATGGCAGGACGGCCCTGCGGCCACA cgCCACTGATGACTTCAACCATGGCGTCGTCCTGAGCAGCCGACCGCTGCGCTCCAACGAGGTGTTCCAGGTTCGCATTGACAAGATGGTGGACAAGTGGGCGGGTTCCATCGAAATCGGCGTCACAACGCACAACCCTGCATACCTGCAGCTGCCCTCCACCATGACCAACCTGCgctctg GGACTTGGATGATGACGGGAAATGGTGTCATGCACAATGGAACTACAATACTGGACGAGTACGGACACAACCTGGACCGGCTTAAA GCCGGTGACACTGTAGGCGTAGTTCGGAAAGAAGATGGCAGCCTCCACTTCTTCGTGAACGGTGTGGCTCAGGGCCCCGCTGCCTGGAATGTTCCTCCCAGCGTGTACGCCGTGGTCGATCTTTATGGCCAGGCTGCTCAGGCCACCATCATGGATGACATGG tcgacctccctcctctccctgagGACAGCTCAGACGGACCCACAGCCATGTCCCCTGGGAGTCCCTgctcagtgggcggggccagcaCAACCAACGACCTGCGTTTCCACCAGCTACACGGCACCAACGCCGTCATTACCAACGGGGGGCGCACCGCCCTGCGTCAGAACTGCCGCAGCGAGTTCAACGACGCGATCGTCATTTCCAGCAG GTTCCTACGAGACGGAGAGCTGTTTGAAATCATCATCCAGAAGATGGTGGACCGCTGGTCGGGTTCAATAGAAGCAG GAGTGACAGCAATCAGGCCAGAGGAGCTCGAGTTTCCCAACACTATGACCGACATCGACTACGACACGTGGATGCTCAG TGGAACAGCCATCATGCAGGATGGCAACACAATGCGCAACAACTACGGCTGTGACCTGGACTCCTTAACCACCGCTTCACGGATCGGCATGATGCGCTCGGCCACTGGCGACCTCCACTATTACATCAATGGCATAGACCAAGGCGTTGCCTGCACCGGTCTGCCACCAG aggtGTTTGCTGTGATAGACTTGTACGGTCAGTGTGTTCAGGTGTCTATCACCAGCTCCTCAGGCCCGCTGGACAACAGTCTCTGTACCAGCAACGTCACTGAGAAGAGCTTCCCCATCCATTCTCCAG tagcaGGTGTTGCCCATCGCCTCCACAGTAAACACGGTAAAAACGTGATCCTGCTCGGTGAGGGCTGCCAGGCGGTCAGAGTCGGAGGTTACGCTCACGGCATCGTGTTCAGCGCAAGGGAACTCAAAGCAGACGAACTGTTCGAG TTGAGGATCGATGAGGTGGATGAGCAGTGGTGTGGTTCGCTGCACATCGGTCTGACCACGCTGTCCCCCCCAGAGCTGCCGTCCTGCCCACTGTCAggtctctccccctccctcccgcAGCTTCGCACCAAGGTCACCTGGCTGCTCTGCGGCTCAGAAGTCCGTCGCAACGGTGTGCTGCAGCGGCAGAACTACTGCTGCTCACTGGACCGGCTGACG GTTGGGAACCGTGTGGGGGTAAAGAGATGCAGTGACGACACAATGCACATCTTCATTGATGGAGAAGACATGGGACCTGCAGCCACTGCAGTGTccaag AATGTGTTTGCAGTTTTGGACCTATATGGGCGGATAACAGCAGTGTCCATAGTGAGCTCATCTTTAATGGAGGACATGGACAGCGTCAAGGCCCCCTCGCTCTCCTCAGACAGCTGcagtgaaggagaggaggacagcACCCCTGTCAGAGAGGTAGGAATCCAAAACCAGGAGAGCGCCTTGACTTTAGAGAGTCCGGGTCTCAAGCTCTTCGTGTCACCACCGCTCCAGGTTGAGACTGAGCCGTGTGCGCTTGTACCGACTGTCATGGCGTTCCTGGAAAACCACGGCAAAAACATCCAACTGTCCAACCAGAACCTGACAGCAGCCAGAGTGTCAAGCTACAACCAGGGCCTGCTGGTCACCGCCCATCCCCTCGCTCGCCAGCAGCTTTTCCAG TTTCAGATCGACCGTCTGAACTTGTCATGGACGTCGTCGCTGTCGTTAGGAGTGATCGGCCACTCGCCCGACCGGCTCAACTTCCCCTCCACAGCGTGTTGTCTGAAACGCTCCGCctggctgctgcagagagactcGGTCTTCCACAACTCTCTAAAG ATATGTGAGAACTACGGTCCTAATCTGGACACTTGTCCTGAAGGGACGTTGTTGGGTCTGCTGGTGGATGCCAACAGCTGTCTTCACCTTTACGTCAATGGCATGGACCAGGGTGTGGCAGCGCAGGACATCCCTTCACCCTGCTACCCCTTCATAGATCTCTACGGCCAGTGTGAACAG gTTACTATAGTTACGAACAATGTGCCAGCTGCGGGGGGAGAAATTGGTGAACCACGATGTCAGGGCGACATGGAGAAGGCGGACATGGTTGACG GAATCAAAGAGAGTGTGTGCTGGACGCCCCCTCCAGAGGTCAACCCCAACAAGACCTGTGAGTACCAGGCTCTGTGCTCACGCTTCAAAGACCTGCTCACGCTACCAG ATGGGTATTTTAACGAAGATGCTAAGTACAACCTGTGCTACTGTGAGTCCTGCCACAAGCTCCGGGGTGACGAGGCTTATTATAAGAGAGGAGAGCCGCCCCGGGACTACGCCTTGCCCTTTGGCTGGTGCCGCTTCGCCCTCAG GATCAAGCCCCACTGTGAGGTTGCCAATGCACTGAAGAAATGGCATATAGCTTACCACGGCACCAGTGTAGGAGCCCTGCGACGCACGCTCGACCACAGCCAGCTGCTGGCCG GAACGTCGTCCATCTTCTCAGTGTCCCCAGCCAAAGCGGAGGGACCCAATGGCTACAGTGAGCCTGAAGAGAACAGCGCCCCTGGCAGGGAGGTTCCTAGAGTGCGGCTCTCCCCCACCATGCGCTACTCCGGCATGGAGATCTTTGCCCCTAAAGTGCa ATTTCAGGACCCCCGTTCTCACCGCTGCCACCAGGCCCAGGTAGGAttccaggtgtgtgtgcgtcCCGGCTCCTACAAGGTGGGACCCCAGACGCTTGGCAACAGCGAGCCTCTGGATCCTCGTTTCAGCAACTCAGAGATCGAGTGGATCACGAAGGAGGAGGGCGGCACGCTCCTCTACGGACTGCTCATCCGGGTCGAGTGA
- the neurl4 gene encoding neuralized-like protein 4 isoform X2, translating to MAAELHPRSGKLIGLSNSNRTARRNQPVQEFNHGLVLSKEPLRDRDVFTVRIDKKVNSWSGSIEIGVTALDPAALDFPSSATGLKGGSWIVSGCSVLRDGRSVLEEYGRDLDQLAEGDRVGIQRSSRGELHLWVNGQDCGAAASGLPPKLWAVVDLYGKCTQVTVVGCEPPPPSAEKETIERDEEVEDEEEEEEEEEEEVVVCGVREDTGITALMNVAAMNGMMNGDEVPELSCSHSRPDKFPNNLEPDTVLTEHQLFDVFNNAIVSFYRSEDEGGGEDGGGGGGGGGGSGGGNAGTESSSRNDRGSNSSGGGAVNSDSGTGTTTGGGGGGGGGGGSSGGEGENTNNSPAGNGGVGQGVVTGGMTTNDALLFHEKCGTLIKLSNNNKTAERRRPLDEFNNGVVMTNRPLRHNEMFEIRIDKLVDKWSGSIEIGVTTHNPNNLDYPATMTNLRSGTIMMSGCGILTNGKGTRREYCEFSLDELQEGDHIGLMRKASGALHFYINGIDQGVAAAQTPAVVYGVVDLYGMAVKVTIVHNHNHSDRLRRNNAIMRALSPDVGRPRPSLSLTPDPEGPDRLLFHHNCGQKAAIISDGRTALRPHATDDFNHGVVLSSRPLRSNEVFQVRIDKMVDKWAGSIEIGVTTHNPAYLQLPSTMTNLRSGTWMMTGNGVMHNGTTILDEYGHNLDRLKAGDTVGVVRKEDGSLHFFVNGVAQGPAAWNVPPSVYAVVDLYGQAAQATIMDDMVDLPPLPEDSSDGPTAMSPGSPCSVGGASTTNDLRFHQLHGTNAVITNGGRTALRQNCRSEFNDAIVISSRFLRDGELFEIIIQKMVDRWSGSIEAGVTAIRPEELEFPNTMTDIDYDTWMLSGTAIMQDGNTMRNNYGCDLDSLTTASRIGMMRSATGDLHYYINGIDQGVACTGLPPEVFAVIDLYGQCVQVSITSSSGPLDNSLCTSNVTEKSFPIHSPGTHQGPRSAGVAHRLHSKHGKNVILLGEGCQAVRVGGYAHGIVFSARELKADELFELRIDEVDEQWCGSLHIGLTTLSPPELPSCPLSGLSPSLPQLRTKVTWLLCGSEVRRNGVLQRQNYCCSLDRLTVGNRVGVKRCSDDTMHIFIDGEDMGPAATAVSKNVFAVLDLYGRITAVSIVSSSLMEDMDSVKAPSLSSDSCSEGEEDSTPVREVGIQNQESALTLESPGLKLFVSPPLQVETEPCALVPTVMAFLENHGKNIQLSNQNLTAARVSSYNQGLLVTAHPLARQQLFQFQIDRLNLSWTSSLSLGVIGHSPDRLNFPSTACCLKRSAWLLQRDSVFHNSLKICENYGPNLDTCPEGTLLGLLVDANSCLHLYVNGMDQGVAAQDIPSPCYPFIDLYGQCEQVTIVTNNVPAAGGEIGEPRCQGDMEKADMVDGIKESVCWTPPPEVNPNKTCEYQALCSRFKDLLTLPDGYFNEDAKYNLCYCESCHKLRGDEAYYKRGEPPRDYALPFGWCRFALRIKPHCEVANALKKWHIAYHGTSVGALRRTLDHSQLLAGTSSIFSVSPAKAEGPNGYSEPEENSAPGREVPRVRLSPTMRYSGMEIFAPKVQFQDPRSHRCHQAQVGFQVCVRPGSYKVGPQTLGNSEPLDPRFSNSEIEWITKEEGGTLLYGLLIRVE from the exons ATGGCGGCGGAGCTGCATCCGCGGAGCGGAAAGCTGATCGGCCTGTCCAACTCGAACCGAACCGCCCGGCGCAACCAGCCAGTCCAGGAGTTCAACCACGGCCTGGTGCTCAGTAAAGAGCCGCTGAGGGACAGGGATGTCTTCACCGTTCGCATCGACAAGAAG GTGAACTCGTGGAGCGGTTCCATAGAGATTGGCGTGACGGCATTGGACCCCGCGGCACTGGACTTCCCCAGCAGTGCCACGGGCCTCAAGGGCGGCTCTTGGATCGTGTCGGGCTGCTCGGTGCTACGGGACGGCCGCTCCGTCCTGGAGGAGTACGGCCGGGACCTTGACCAGCTAGCCGAGGGCGACCGGGTGGGCATCCAGCGCAGCTCCCGCGGCGAGCTCCACCTCTGGGTGAATGGACAGGACTGCGGCGCGGCGGCGAGCGGGTTGCCGCCGAAGCTGTGGGCGGTGGTGGACCTGTACGGCAAGTGCACTCAAGTGACAGTGGTGGGCTGTGAGCCGCCGCCGCCCTCTGCGGAGAAAGAGACAATAGAAAGGGACgaggaggtggaggatgaggaggaggaggaggaggaggaggaagaggaggtggtggtgtGCGGCGTGCGGGAGGATACAGGGATCACGGCACTGATGAATGTGGCAGCAATGAATGGAATGATGAACGGAGATGAAG TGCCTGAGCTTAGCTGCAGTCACAGCAGACCGGACAAGTTCCCCAACAACCTGGAACCAGACACGG tTCTAACAGAGCACCAGCTCTTTGACGTGTTCAACAATGCAATAGTTTCTTTTTATCGCTCTGAAGATGAGGGTggaggggaggatggaggaggaggaggaggcggcggcggcggcagcggAGGAGGAAATGCGGGCACCGAGTCTTCTTCTAGGAATGACAGGGGGAGCAATAGCAGCGGAGGAGGCGCGGTCAACAGCGACAGCGGGACAGGGacaacaacaggaggaggaggaggaggaggaggaggaggaggtagtaGTGGCGGAGAAggtgaaaatacaaacaacagtcCTGCTGGTAACGGCGGCGTCGGGCAGGGGGTGGTGACAGGCGGGATGACGACAAACGACGCGTTGCTCTTTCACGAAAAGTGTGGCACGCTAATCAaactgagcaacaacaacaagacgGCCGAGCGGAGGAGACCGCTGGACGAGTTCAATAACGGCGTGGTGATGACCAACCGGCCACTGCGACACAACGAGATGTTCGAG ATACGTATTGATAAGCTAGTGGACAAGTGGTCAGGATCCATAGAGATCGGAGTGACCACACACAATCCAAACAACCTGGACTATCCTGCAACTATGACCAATCTGCGCTCAG GTACAATCATGATGAGTGGCTGTGGGATACTGACGAACGGGAAAGGAACCCGCAGAGAATACTGTGAATTCAGCCTCGATGAACTTCAG GAGGGCGATCACATTGGGTTAATGCGCAAAGCCAGCGGGGCGCTCCATTTCTACATCAATGGAATCGACCAAG GTGTTGCTGCAGCCCAGACCCCTGCCGTGGTCTACGGCGTGGTCGACCTCTACGGCATGGCCGTCAAAGTCACCATAGTCCATAACCACAACCACAGTGACCGCCTCAGACGCAACAACGCCATCATGAGGGCTCTATCCCCCGACGTAGGCCGACCCAGGCCATCCCTCTCCCTCACACCAGACCCGGAGGGGCCCGACCGGTTACTCTTCCACCACAACTGTGGTCAGAAGGCCGCCATAATCAGTGATGGCAGGACGGCCCTGCGGCCACA cgCCACTGATGACTTCAACCATGGCGTCGTCCTGAGCAGCCGACCGCTGCGCTCCAACGAGGTGTTCCAGGTTCGCATTGACAAGATGGTGGACAAGTGGGCGGGTTCCATCGAAATCGGCGTCACAACGCACAACCCTGCATACCTGCAGCTGCCCTCCACCATGACCAACCTGCgctctg GGACTTGGATGATGACGGGAAATGGTGTCATGCACAATGGAACTACAATACTGGACGAGTACGGACACAACCTGGACCGGCTTAAA GCCGGTGACACTGTAGGCGTAGTTCGGAAAGAAGATGGCAGCCTCCACTTCTTCGTGAACGGTGTGGCTCAGGGCCCCGCTGCCTGGAATGTTCCTCCCAGCGTGTACGCCGTGGTCGATCTTTATGGCCAGGCTGCTCAGGCCACCATCATGGATGACATGG tcgacctccctcctctccctgagGACAGCTCAGACGGACCCACAGCCATGTCCCCTGGGAGTCCCTgctcagtgggcggggccagcaCAACCAACGACCTGCGTTTCCACCAGCTACACGGCACCAACGCCGTCATTACCAACGGGGGGCGCACCGCCCTGCGTCAGAACTGCCGCAGCGAGTTCAACGACGCGATCGTCATTTCCAGCAG GTTCCTACGAGACGGAGAGCTGTTTGAAATCATCATCCAGAAGATGGTGGACCGCTGGTCGGGTTCAATAGAAGCAG GAGTGACAGCAATCAGGCCAGAGGAGCTCGAGTTTCCCAACACTATGACCGACATCGACTACGACACGTGGATGCTCAG TGGAACAGCCATCATGCAGGATGGCAACACAATGCGCAACAACTACGGCTGTGACCTGGACTCCTTAACCACCGCTTCACGGATCGGCATGATGCGCTCGGCCACTGGCGACCTCCACTATTACATCAATGGCATAGACCAAGGCGTTGCCTGCACCGGTCTGCCACCAG aggtGTTTGCTGTGATAGACTTGTACGGTCAGTGTGTTCAGGTGTCTATCACCAGCTCCTCAGGCCCGCTGGACAACAGTCTCTGTACCAGCAACGTCACTGAGAAGAGCTTCCCCATCCATTCTCCAGGTACACACCAGGGTCCCCGCTCAG caGGTGTTGCCCATCGCCTCCACAGTAAACACGGTAAAAACGTGATCCTGCTCGGTGAGGGCTGCCAGGCGGTCAGAGTCGGAGGTTACGCTCACGGCATCGTGTTCAGCGCAAGGGAACTCAAAGCAGACGAACTGTTCGAG TTGAGGATCGATGAGGTGGATGAGCAGTGGTGTGGTTCGCTGCACATCGGTCTGACCACGCTGTCCCCCCCAGAGCTGCCGTCCTGCCCACTGTCAggtctctccccctccctcccgcAGCTTCGCACCAAGGTCACCTGGCTGCTCTGCGGCTCAGAAGTCCGTCGCAACGGTGTGCTGCAGCGGCAGAACTACTGCTGCTCACTGGACCGGCTGACG GTTGGGAACCGTGTGGGGGTAAAGAGATGCAGTGACGACACAATGCACATCTTCATTGATGGAGAAGACATGGGACCTGCAGCCACTGCAGTGTccaag AATGTGTTTGCAGTTTTGGACCTATATGGGCGGATAACAGCAGTGTCCATAGTGAGCTCATCTTTAATGGAGGACATGGACAGCGTCAAGGCCCCCTCGCTCTCCTCAGACAGCTGcagtgaaggagaggaggacagcACCCCTGTCAGAGAGGTAGGAATCCAAAACCAGGAGAGCGCCTTGACTTTAGAGAGTCCGGGTCTCAAGCTCTTCGTGTCACCACCGCTCCAGGTTGAGACTGAGCCGTGTGCGCTTGTACCGACTGTCATGGCGTTCCTGGAAAACCACGGCAAAAACATCCAACTGTCCAACCAGAACCTGACAGCAGCCAGAGTGTCAAGCTACAACCAGGGCCTGCTGGTCACCGCCCATCCCCTCGCTCGCCAGCAGCTTTTCCAG TTTCAGATCGACCGTCTGAACTTGTCATGGACGTCGTCGCTGTCGTTAGGAGTGATCGGCCACTCGCCCGACCGGCTCAACTTCCCCTCCACAGCGTGTTGTCTGAAACGCTCCGCctggctgctgcagagagactcGGTCTTCCACAACTCTCTAAAG ATATGTGAGAACTACGGTCCTAATCTGGACACTTGTCCTGAAGGGACGTTGTTGGGTCTGCTGGTGGATGCCAACAGCTGTCTTCACCTTTACGTCAATGGCATGGACCAGGGTGTGGCAGCGCAGGACATCCCTTCACCCTGCTACCCCTTCATAGATCTCTACGGCCAGTGTGAACAG gTTACTATAGTTACGAACAATGTGCCAGCTGCGGGGGGAGAAATTGGTGAACCACGATGTCAGGGCGACATGGAGAAGGCGGACATGGTTGACG GAATCAAAGAGAGTGTGTGCTGGACGCCCCCTCCAGAGGTCAACCCCAACAAGACCTGTGAGTACCAGGCTCTGTGCTCACGCTTCAAAGACCTGCTCACGCTACCAG ATGGGTATTTTAACGAAGATGCTAAGTACAACCTGTGCTACTGTGAGTCCTGCCACAAGCTCCGGGGTGACGAGGCTTATTATAAGAGAGGAGAGCCGCCCCGGGACTACGCCTTGCCCTTTGGCTGGTGCCGCTTCGCCCTCAG GATCAAGCCCCACTGTGAGGTTGCCAATGCACTGAAGAAATGGCATATAGCTTACCACGGCACCAGTGTAGGAGCCCTGCGACGCACGCTCGACCACAGCCAGCTGCTGGCCG GAACGTCGTCCATCTTCTCAGTGTCCCCAGCCAAAGCGGAGGGACCCAATGGCTACAGTGAGCCTGAAGAGAACAGCGCCCCTGGCAGGGAGGTTCCTAGAGTGCGGCTCTCCCCCACCATGCGCTACTCCGGCATGGAGATCTTTGCCCCTAAAGTGCa ATTTCAGGACCCCCGTTCTCACCGCTGCCACCAGGCCCAGGTAGGAttccaggtgtgtgtgcgtcCCGGCTCCTACAAGGTGGGACCCCAGACGCTTGGCAACAGCGAGCCTCTGGATCCTCGTTTCAGCAACTCAGAGATCGAGTGGATCACGAAGGAGGAGGGCGGCACGCTCCTCTACGGACTGCTCATCCGGGTCGAGTGA